The proteins below come from a single Papaver somniferum cultivar HN1 chromosome 11, ASM357369v1, whole genome shotgun sequence genomic window:
- the LOC113322616 gene encoding uncharacterized protein LOC113322616: MYITCTPIVKQRRNNAQIICHGFGFDSLANEYKLVSVYRTSQKELNLIVFTLGTKSWRDVTAASTPISVHGLPITRVRAATGKDKQAIFCSNYGGGCLVWKITVGKGGGGGGGRGGGGAEGNNNEMEMLLLFNLHDEKFQFIQVQSKGTTGEEQKQSLFDYPHPLEFKGYPCIARIEKSSGNNGSDCYNPVRHHRHGSGSCCCCCKVHLYIFKDNVKQVWVKEESLDVCVKPLHHDEYWPIISHQAPDPCCFCFGSTTTPPTRIFSFSDQIFLYWFNGRHLQVFDLRSKKLQLASAYYAHDDGLFKTKMKEPSDTLDDSDDNIYCSSMDYQLHCQGENFLSLQSFVPEGVGRNIQVLKS, encoded by the coding sequence ATGTATATCACCTGCACACCCATTGTTAAACAACGTAGGAACAATGCCCAGATCATTTGTCACGGATTTGGATTTGATTCCTTAGCAAATGAGTACAAATTGGTAAGTGTGTATCGGACCTCTCAAAAGGAGCTTAACCTCATTGTGTTTACATTGGGAACTAAATCATGGAGAGATGTCACTGCTGCAAGCACTCCCATATCAGTTCATGGTCTTCCTATTACGCGGGTAAGAGCAGCCACTGGTAAAGACAAACAGGCCATCTTTTGTAGTAATTATGGTGGCGGATGCTTGGTTTGGAAGATAACTGTGGgaaaaggaggaggaggaggcggaggaagaggaggaggaggagctgAAGGTAACAACAATGAAATGGAGATGTTGCTATTGTTCAATCTGCATGATGAGAAGTTTCAGTTCATTCAAGTCCAAAGTAAAGGTACAACTGGCGAGGAGCAGAAGCAGTCACTTTTTGATTATCCCCATCCCTTGGAGTTCAAAGGGTATCCTTGTATTGCACGTATAGAAAAATCATCAGGgaataatggaagtgattgttaTAATCCTGTCCGTCATCATCGTCATGGCAGTGgtagttgctgctgctgttgtaaaGTTCATTTGTACATATTCAAGGATAATGTCAAGCAAGTGTGGGTTAAGGAGGAGAGTTTGGATGTTTGTGTGAAACCTTTGCATCACGATGAATACTGGCCTATTATTTCCCACCAGGCACCAGATCCCTGCTGTTTTTGTTTCGGCAGCACTACCACACCCCCAACTCGTATATTTAGTTTCTCTGATCAGATCTTTCTCTACTGGTTCAATGGGAGACATCTTCAGGTTTTCGACCTGCGTTCCAAAAAATTACAGCTTGCATCAGCTTATTATGCTCATGATGATGGTTTATTTAAAACTAAGATGAAAGAACCCTCAGACACCCTTGATGATAGTGATGATAATATTTATTGCTCCAGTATGGATTATCAGCTGCACTGTCAGGGGGAGAACTTCCTTTCTCTGCAATCCTTTGTACCTGAAGGAGTGGGAAGAAATATTCAGGTTTTGAAGAGTTAA